TTGCGCAGAACGTGGAGTGCATCCGTCCGCACCGGACCGGATTGGAACACCAGTGTGCGAACACGCGCCGGCCATGCCGCGGTCCGGCTGCTGCACTGCCGCATTGAAGTAAACTCCGGGTTTCGCGCCGTGCGCGATTCTCCTGCAACCGGACAAGGCTGAAGCCGAACATGGCCCGAATCTTCTGTGTCGCCAACCAGAAAGGCGGGGTGGGCAAGACCACCACCTGCGTCAACCTCGCCGCCGCGCTGCACCTGGCCGGGCAGCGCACGCTGCTGGTCGACCTCGACCCGCAGGGCAACGCCACGATGGGCAGCGGGGTGGACAAGCGCACGCTGGAAAAGTCGGTGTATCACCTGCTGGTCGGGCTGGCGGCGCTGGACGAAGCGCGGGTGAAGTCCGAAACCGGCGGCTACGACATCCTGCCGGCCAACCGCGACCTCGCCGGCGCCGAAGTGGAACTGGTCAACCTCGACAACCGCGAGAAGCGGCTGCGCGAAGCCCTGCGCGCCTTCGATGCCGAATACGACTTCGTGCTGATCGACTGCCCGCCGTCGCTGTCGATGCTGACGCTGAACGGCCTGTGCGCCGCCCACGGCGTGATCATCCCGATGCAGTGCGAGTACTACGCGCTCGAAGGCCTGTCGGACCTGGTGAACACCATCAAGAAGGTGCACGCCAACCTCAACCGCGACCTCAAGATCATCGGCCTCTTGCGGGTGATGTTCGACCCGCGGGTGACGCTGCAGCAGCAGGTCTCCGCCCAACTCGAAGATCACTTCGGCGACAAGGTGTTCAACGCCATCGTGCCGCGCAACGTGCGCCTGGCCGAAGCGCCCAGCCACGGCATGCCGGGCGTGGTGTTCGACCGCGCGGCCAAGGGCGCGCAGGCCTACATGGCCTTCGCCACCGAGATGATCGAACGCGTCAGGACGCTGTGAGGAGCCGACCATGGGCCGCCTGCTCGACGAACTGATCGCCCGCCGCGAGGAAGTGCTGGCCTGCCTCGCCCGCCACCGCGCGTCCAACCCGCGGGTGTTCGGCTCGGTGGCGCGCGGCGAGGAAGGGGCGGACAGCGATATCGACCTGCTGGTGGAGCTTCCAGGCGATGTGTCCTCGTTCGAGGTTGTCCGCCTCAACCAGGAACTGGACGATGTGCTTGCGCACCGGGTGGACCTGGTCGTCGAGGACGAACTGCATCCGGCATTGCGGGTGAGGGTGCTGGCCGAGGCGCGTGCGCTGTGACGCGTGAGCGAGACATTCTGCTGCTGGTCGGCGACATGCTGGCAGCCCTGGATGAAATCGACACCTTCGCCCAGGTGGGCGAGGCGGTCTTCCTGGGCGACCTCCGGACGCAGCGGGCCATCGAGCGCAGTTTCGAGATACTCGGCGAGGCGGCCAACCAACTGCCCGCAGAGCCCAGGGCCCGGTACGCCGACGTGCCGTGGCGCGTCATCATCGATCACCGCAACCGCCTGATCCACGGCTATGCCTCGGTGGAGCCGGCGCGGGTCTGGCAAACCATCGTGCGTGACCTGCCTGGCCTGCGTGTCAGTCTGGAACGACTACACTCCTTGATTCGGGGCGAGCAGCCCGACCAATGACATGACCCCACCCAAACTCAAAGGCCTCGGCCGCGGCCTCGACGCCCTGCTGGCCGCCAACCGCGACGACGAAGCCGAGAAGGGCGAGCTGCAGACGCTCGCCACCGACGCGCTGCAGCCCGGCAAGTACCAGCCGCGCACCCGCATGGACCCCGGTTCGCTCGAAGAGCTGGCGGCGTCGATCAGGGCGCAGGGCGTGATGCAGCCGGTGCTGGTGCGCCCGCTCGCGCAGTTCGACGGCGAGCCGCGCTACGAGATCATCGCCGGCGAACGGCGCTGGCGCGCCTCGCAGATCGCCGGGCTCACCGCGCTGCCCTGCCTGGTGCGCGAGATCCCCGACGAGGCCGCGCTGGCGATGTCGCTGATCGAGAACATCCAGCGCGAGGACCTGAATCCGCTCGAAGAAGCGAGCGGCATCCAGCGCCTGATCGACGAGTTCACGATGACGCACCAGCAGGCGGCCGACGCGGTCGGCCGCTCGCGTCCGGCGGCGTCCAACCTGCTGCGGCTGCTGAACCTGGCCAAGCCGGTGCAGGAACTGCTGATGGCCGGCGACATCGACATGGGGCATGCGCGTGCGCTGCTGCCGCTCGACGGCGCCAGCCAGATCCAGCTCGCCAACCTCGTCGCGGCGAAACAGTTGTCGGTGCGCGACACCGAGCGCCTCGTGCAGCAGGCGCTCAATCCGCGCCAGAAGAAGGCGGTGCCGCCGCCCGACCGCGATCTGCTGCGGCTGGAAGAGGAAATCGCCGACGTCATCGGCGCCACGGTCAAGATCAAGGCCAACAAGAAGGGCGCCGGCGAAGTGGTGATCCGCTTCGGCAGCCTGGACCAGCTCGACGGCCTGCTCGGCCGCCTGCGCTGAGCCGGCCGGATCGATGATCCGGCCGTCGAACGAGGATGCTGCGCAGCTTGGGTCGAGTGCGGCGAAGCCCGGCGCGAGCGCCTGGATATCACCGCCGTTCGGCTTCCTTCGTCAGCCAGCCTGCGCTTCAGTCTTCGTCGTTCACGGGTTGCCGCGGCGGCAGCGGCGAGAAGTAGCCCACCACCAGCAACAGCAGCCCGGCGCCGATGAAGGACACGATGCGGGTGAGCGTGCCGCTCGCCGCCATGTCCACCAGGAAGAGCTTGGCCACCACCGCCGCCATCAGGCCCGCGCCCGCCAGCCACATCGGCCGGCTGGCGCGGCGGTTGGCGAGCAGCATCAGGCCGAGCCCGAGCGCCGCCCAGAACAGCGACAGCGCCGTCTGCGTGGTGTCGGCGGCGAGCAGCCGGGCGAGATCCCAGGGCAGGCCGGTGGCGTGATGCACGCCGCGCAGCAGCGCGGCATTCGCGCCGATGAAGGTGATCACTGCCAGCCCGGCCTGCAGCGTGCGTATCGGCCCGGTCACCGCTTCCAGCCCGGCGCGGGCGCGCCGCAGCCACCAGGCGATGCTGCCGAGCAGCGCAGCTACGCAAAGATCGAGCGGGTTGAGCACGGGCAGGTAGGCGAGCGGCCAAGCATTGCCATCGGCCAGCGGCAGGATGGCCAGCGACCACAGCGCCAGCCCCGCCGCCAGCGGCATGCCGCCGCGGCAGAGGTAGGCGCCGCGCCAGCCGGACAGCGGCCAGCGCGCGCAGTCGGCCCGCCACGCGAGCGCGGCCAGCACCAGCACCGCCGGCGCGGCGAAGGCCGCCGTCTTCCAGCCGTTGCCGAGGTCGAGCGCAGCGACCTGTCGCCCCACTTCTTGCGAGAGCGCGAGCGCGATCAGCCACACCCCGGCAGCGTGGGTCCAGCTCAGCAATGCGCGCGCAGGATGCGCATCGGCGCGGCGCAGTGCGAGGCCGTGCAGCGCCAGCGCGAGCGGCCACGCCAGCCAGCCGCCGTGGCCGGAGGGTGGCACGCCGTAGTCCGTCGCCTGGGCCAGCGCCAGCAGCATGCCGGCGGCCGGCAGCGCTACCGCGAATTGCAGATCGGCCCAGCCCAGGCGCGGCGCCAGCGCCACGGCCAGCGCGCCGCTGACGGCGAACAACAGCAGGTGCGCCGCCGGACGGGTGCCGGTGAGCACCTGGGTGTCGATCTCCGCCCAGCCGCCGACCAGCCACCACAGCCACGCCCAGGCGAGCAGCGCCCGGCCGATGGGGCGCAGCCAGGCCGGCCAGCCCGTCTGCCGATCGGCCAGCCAGGCGCTGACGAAGCCGGCGCCGGCGATCATGGTGGTGCCGAGGAAGGCGCTGTTGAGCACCGCGAAGCCGCGCAGGCCGGGATGCTGGGCGAGGTCGGCGGCGAACAGCAGGCCGGCGCCCGCCTGCAGCAGCAGGCCGCTGGCGGCGGCAAGCCGGCGCTGCTGCTGCAGCCCGACCCACCACAGCGCGGCGCCTTCCAGTGCCCACGCCGCCGCGCTCCAGCGGCCGTCGAAGGCGAGCGGGATCGCCAGCGTCAGGAAGGCGATACCGAGCGCGGTGAAGCTCTTCACCAGCAGTGCCAGCGGCGGACGCCGCAGCCGGTGCAGCACGGCGGCGAGCAGCAGGTAGAAGATGCCGACCGCCGCGGCGCTCCACGCCAGCGCGTTCGGCATGCCATGCACCAGCGCCGCCTGCAGGCCGAAGCCGACCACGGGCACGCCGAACACCAGCGTGCCGTCCACCGGGTCGCGCAGGCTGGGCGCGTGTTTCCAGGCGTAGGCCACCGCCGCGGCCACGTACATCAGGCAGAACAGGATCAGGAAGGGTTCGGTGGTGGCGAAGTGCCAGGGGTGGTAGTCGCCGGCGCCCCAGGCCAGGCCGATGGCGAAGGTGAACAGGAAGCCGGTGAGGTTGAGCGAGCGCCAGGCCCGCCACCACGCCAGCGCCAGCACGCCGGTGTTGAGCAGGGCATAGTAGGTGAACAGCTCGACGTGGGTGCCGCCGCCGGTGGAGGCGAGGATGGGCGCCGCGAAGCCGCCCGCGGTGCCGATCACCGCCAGCGGCGCGGCGTCCTGGCGCACCGCGAACCAGGCGGCGACCGCCACCATCACCAGCATCAGCCCGAAGGCGGCGCCCGGCGGCAGCAGTCCATACAGGCGGAAGGCGGCGAACACCGTCAGGTAGAGCACTGCGACGCCGCCGCCCTGCAGCGTCAGCGCGTAGCCGCGGCGCTGCTCGCGCAGCCGCCAGCCGATGGCGGCCAGGGCGCTGCCGGCGGCGGCGATGCCGGCCAGGCGCAGCGCCGGCGGCAGCAGCGCGTGCTCCACCGCGTAGCGGGCGAGGAAGGTCAGCCCGAAGAACAGCACCAGGATGCCCACCCGCACCAGGGTGTTGCCGCCGAGCAGCCAGTCGCGGCAGCGGGCGTAGAGCGGGTCGAGGTCGAAGCGTTCGGCGGCCGTTGCCGTATCGCGGGTAGCGGCCGGGGCAGCCGCGGGCGCAGGCGCGACGGCCGGCAGGTCGAGATCGAGGTCGAGTTCGCGCGTTGCGGCGGCCGCGACGGCGGGCGCTGCCGGCGGCGGCGCGGGCCGGGCGCCCAGCTGTGCCGACAGCGCGGCGAGTTCGCGTTCGAGCGCGGCGATGCGCTCGTCCTGGCGCATCCGCGACTGCGCCTGCTCCCTGCGCAGGCTGGCCACCAGCCCGCCCAGCACCGCGCCGGCCAGCGCACCCGCCGGCCCGCCGAGCAGGCCGGCGATGGCGCCGGCCGCGATCCACAGCAAGTTTGCCATCGGTTCCTCCCGTCCCGGCGCCAAGTCGGGGTCAGCGCCAGTCGCCGCGCAGCTCGGCGACGCGGGCCTGGAGCGCTTCCGCGCTGGCGTCCGCCGCCGCCAGCGGCGCGCCGGCCACCAGTTCGATGCGGTTGAAGATGCCGCGCCGCAGCGGCCGCGACATCGCCCTTCCGTCCTTGCGCGAGAAGAAGCTGCCCCACAGGCCGCGCAGCGCCAGCGGCACCACCGGCACCGGCGTGCGTTCGACGATGCGGCGGATGCCGGGGCGGAAGCCGTCGATCTCGCCGTCCTCGGTGATGTGGCCTTCGGGGAAGATCGCCACCAGCTCGCCGGCTTCGAGCGCGCGGGCGACCTCGTCGAAGGCGCGTCTGACCATCTCCGGGTCCTCCTTCGCCGACGCGATCGGGATCGCCCGCCCCTCGCGGAAGACGAAGCGCAGCAGCGGCAGACGGAAGATGTGGTGATGCATGACGAAGCGGATCGGCCGCCGGCTCGCCGCCATGATCACCAGCGCGTCGACGAAGCTGACGTGGTTGCACACCAGCACCGCCGGGCCGTTCTGGGGAATGTGCCCGATGCCCTTCACCTCCAGCCGGTACACCGTATGCACCAGCAGCCACACCAGGAAGCGCAGCAGGAATTCCGGCACCAGGGTGTAGATGTAGGCGGCCACCGCGATGTTGAGCAGCCCGGTGACGAGGAAGAGCCCGGTCACGCCCAGCCCGGCGGCGAGCAGCCCCGCGCCCATGGCGGCGGCGACCACCATGAAGAGCGCGTTGAGGATGTTGTTGCCGGCGATGATGCGGGAGCGGTGTTCCGGCTCGCTGCGGCTCTGGATCAGCGCGTACAGCGGCACGATGTAGAAGCCGCCGAAGATGCCGATGGCGACGAGGTCGGCGATGGCATGCCAGGTGCCCGGCCGCGCCAGCACCTCGGCGAGCGGCAGCGCCGCGGTGCCGGCCGCGACGGCGGCGGGGCTGGACCACCACA
This DNA window, taken from Thauera sp. K11, encodes the following:
- a CDS encoding ParA family protein translates to MARIFCVANQKGGVGKTTTCVNLAAALHLAGQRTLLVDLDPQGNATMGSGVDKRTLEKSVYHLLVGLAALDEARVKSETGGYDILPANRDLAGAEVELVNLDNREKRLREALRAFDAEYDFVLIDCPPSLSMLTLNGLCAAHGVIIPMQCEYYALEGLSDLVNTIKKVHANLNRDLKIIGLLRVMFDPRVTLQQQVSAQLEDHFGDKVFNAIVPRNVRLAEAPSHGMPGVVFDRAAKGAQAYMAFATEMIERVRTL
- a CDS encoding nucleotidyltransferase family protein: MGRLLDELIARREEVLACLARHRASNPRVFGSVARGEEGADSDIDLLVELPGDVSSFEVVRLNQELDDVLAHRVDLVVEDELHPALRVRVLAEARAL
- a CDS encoding HepT-like ribonuclease domain-containing protein — translated: MTRERDILLLVGDMLAALDEIDTFAQVGEAVFLGDLRTQRAIERSFEILGEAANQLPAEPRARYADVPWRVIIDHRNRLIHGYASVEPARVWQTIVRDLPGLRVSLERLHSLIRGEQPDQ
- a CDS encoding ParB/RepB/Spo0J family partition protein is translated as MTPPKLKGLGRGLDALLAANRDDEAEKGELQTLATDALQPGKYQPRTRMDPGSLEELAASIRAQGVMQPVLVRPLAQFDGEPRYEIIAGERRWRASQIAGLTALPCLVREIPDEAALAMSLIENIQREDLNPLEEASGIQRLIDEFTMTHQQAADAVGRSRPAASNLLRLLNLAKPVQELLMAGDIDMGHARALLPLDGASQIQLANLVAAKQLSVRDTERLVQQALNPRQKKAVPPPDRDLLRLEEEIADVIGATVKIKANKKGAGEVVIRFGSLDQLDGLLGRLR
- a CDS encoding DUF2339 domain-containing protein yields the protein MANLLWIAAGAIAGLLGGPAGALAGAVLGGLVASLRREQAQSRMRQDERIAALERELAALSAQLGARPAPPPAAPAVAAAATRELDLDLDLPAVAPAPAAAPAATRDTATAAERFDLDPLYARCRDWLLGGNTLVRVGILVLFFGLTFLARYAVEHALLPPALRLAGIAAAGSALAAIGWRLREQRRGYALTLQGGGVAVLYLTVFAAFRLYGLLPPGAAFGLMLVMVAVAAWFAVRQDAAPLAVIGTAGGFAAPILASTGGGTHVELFTYYALLNTGVLALAWWRAWRSLNLTGFLFTFAIGLAWGAGDYHPWHFATTEPFLILFCLMYVAAAVAYAWKHAPSLRDPVDGTLVFGVPVVGFGLQAALVHGMPNALAWSAAAVGIFYLLLAAVLHRLRRPPLALLVKSFTALGIAFLTLAIPLAFDGRWSAAAWALEGAALWWVGLQQQRRLAAASGLLLQAGAGLLFAADLAQHPGLRGFAVLNSAFLGTTMIAGAGFVSAWLADRQTGWPAWLRPIGRALLAWAWLWWLVGGWAEIDTQVLTGTRPAAHLLLFAVSGALAVALAPRLGWADLQFAVALPAAGMLLALAQATDYGVPPSGHGGWLAWPLALALHGLALRRADAHPARALLSWTHAAGVWLIALALSQEVGRQVAALDLGNGWKTAAFAAPAVLVLAALAWRADCARWPLSGWRGAYLCRGGMPLAAGLALWSLAILPLADGNAWPLAYLPVLNPLDLCVAALLGSIAWWLRRARAGLEAVTGPIRTLQAGLAVITFIGANAALLRGVHHATGLPWDLARLLAADTTQTALSLFWAALGLGLMLLANRRASRPMWLAGAGLMAAVVAKLFLVDMAASGTLTRIVSFIGAGLLLLVVGYFSPLPPRQPVNDED
- a CDS encoding MFS transporter; this translates as MNHQSALMKQRRFLPFFLTQFLGAFNDNVYKNALVVLLTFQAARYTTLAPGILVNLCAGLFILPFFLFSATSGQIADKYEKSRLMRFTKLLEIVVMALACVAFAFESLALMLACLFLMGAQSTLFGPVKYAILPQHLREDELIGGNALVESGTFVAILLGTLAGGVLVSLPDGTLWVSIATVAIAVLGYLASRGVPLAAAAAPELTINWNPVTETCRNLAFTRGNRTVFLSILGVSWFWFYGAVFLSQFPAYAKDVLGGNEHAVVLLLAVFSVGIGIGSLLCERLSTGHIEIGLVPFGSIGLSLFALDLWWSSPAAVAAGTAALPLAEVLARPGTWHAIADLVAIGIFGGFYIVPLYALIQSRSEPEHRSRIIAGNNILNALFMVVAAAMGAGLLAAGLGVTGLFLVTGLLNIAVAAYIYTLVPEFLLRFLVWLLVHTVYRLEVKGIGHIPQNGPAVLVCNHVSFVDALVIMAASRRPIRFVMHHHIFRLPLLRFVFREGRAIPIASAKEDPEMVRRAFDEVARALEAGELVAIFPEGHITEDGEIDGFRPGIRRIVERTPVPVVPLALRGLWGSFFSRKDGRAMSRPLRRGIFNRIELVAGAPLAAADASAEALQARVAELRGDWR